TCGACGACGGTCAGTGACAGCACAAAGAGCACCGTTGCTCGCAGCACACAACTAAAAACCCGAAAAGGGAACCGGCGGGCGTCGTGAGGCCCGCCGGCCGATTGCCTTCTGCCCATCAACCCCCGAGAGGAAACAACGATGAGTGGGTCCCCTGCCACGCGTGCCGCTGGCGTAACCGATACCGATGCCGCGCAGCTTGCCGCGCTTGGCTACAGCTCCAACTTCGAACGCAGCATGAGCCTGTGGGAGAACTTCTCCCTGGGCTTCACCTACCTGTCGCCGGTGGTCGGCGTCTACACCCTGTTCGGCCTGTGCCTGGCCGCCGGCGGTCCGCCGATGTTCTGGACCTACCTGCTGATCGGCCTGGGCCAGATGCTGGTGTGCCTGGTGTTCTGCGAAGTGGTCTCGCAATTCCCGATCTCCGGGGGCGTCTACCCCTGGGCGCGCCGCCTTGTCGGCAAGCGCTGGGCGTGGATGGTCGGCTGGGTGTACGCCTGGGCGTTGTGCACTTCCATCGCCGGCATCGCCGTCGGTGCCAGCCCGTACATGGCCGCCATGCTCGGCTTCGAGATGCACGGTAATGCCGCCATCGGCATTGCGCTGGCGCTGATCGCGCTGTCGACCGTGCTCAACCTCAGCGGCACCAAGCTGCTGGCCCGTGTCGCCATGTTCGGTTTCATCTGCGAACTGGGCGGTGCGCTGCTGGTGGGCGGCTACCTGCTGATCTTCGAGCGCCACAACGATTTCAGCGTGCTGTTCAACACCTTCGACATCAAGATCGACGGCAGCTATTGGCCGGCGTTCCTGGCCGCGTCGCTGGCCGGCCTGTTCCAGTACTACGGTTTCGAGGCCTGCGGTGATGTCGCCGAGGAAACCCCGAACCCCGGCAAGATGATCCCCAAGACCATGCGCATGACCATCTATATCGGTGGTGCGGCGGCGATGTTCGCCTGCCTGGCTCTGATCCTTTCGGTGCCGGACATCCAGCGTGTGATCAACGGCGAAGATACCGACCCGGTGAACACCATCCTCGCCAACGCCTTCGGCCCGGTTGGCTCGAAGCTGGTGATGGCGGTGGTGATGGTGTCGTTCGTGTCCTGCGTGCTGAGCCTGCAGGCCGCCGCCAGCCGCCTGCTGTTCGCCTATGCCCGTGACGAGATGATCGTCGGCAGCAAGGCCCTGTCGAAACTCAACACCCACCACGTGCCGGCCGTTGCGCTGGTGGTGGCGGGCGTGATGCCGGCGGCCATCGTTTGCCTGGGCCTGTTCATGGCCGACGCCGTGGCCACCATCGTCGGCTTCGCCGCGATCGGCATCTATGTGTCGTTCCAGTTGATCGTCGTCGCCGCGCTCATCGCCCGAGCCAGGGGCTGGATGCCCGGTGGCCAGTTCACCCTCGGCAAGTGGGGTATTCCGGTGAATGTGGCGGCGCTGGTCTACGGTGTTGCCGCGATCACCAACATGGTGTGGCCGCGTACCCCGGATGCACCGTGGTACATGAACTACTCGATGATCCTCACCACCGTGATCGTGCTCGGCGCGGGCCTGGTCTACATGCTGCTGGCCAAGCCCTACGACAAGGGCACCGCACCTGCGGGCGATGCCCACCGGATTTCCGGCCGCCAACGATCCACGCGCGTTACTGGCGCGCTTACCGAACCGGCTTGATCGCAACGTTGACGCAATTCGGGCCATACGCCTGAGGGGCTGCGTCTGGTCCGTCATTATCTTCCCCCGTGACGGACCCCTGCGTTTGCGCAACGGACCCGCCATCCCCGCGATGGCCGGTCCGTTTTTTTATGCCTGCACGGCGGCTTTCGTGGGATGGGTGGAGTGGAGCGATACCCATGCTGCCCCCGTGCGCGGAATCGATGGGTATCGCAAGCTCCACCCATCCTACGTTCAGCGTTTTCCCGGACGATTGCGCCGCTGCCTAGCGCGCGAGCCAGAGCAGGCAAAGCGACAGGGTCACCAGTGAGCCCAGCGTCGATACCAGGATGCTTCGCGACACCACTGCCGCCTCGCGCTGGTAGTACTCGGCGAGCATGAACGGCCCGGTGCCGGTGGGCAGTGCGCTGAGCAGCAGCGCCGAGTCGGCCCATAGCGGGGGCAGGTCGAAGACCTGGTAGGCGAGGAAGCCGGTGAGCAGCGGCTGGCCGACGAGCTTGATCGCCACCATTGGCCAGGCATTGACCTGCGCACCTTGGGTTTCCTGCTTCTGTGCCAGGAACAGTCCGAGAGACACCAGCGCACAGGGCGTGGTGGCTGCCGCGAGCATGTCGAGGAAGTGCAGTAGCGGCGTGGGCAGGCCGATGCCGGCTGCCGCCCAGAGCCCGCCGAGGATTGGCGACACCACCAGGGGGTTCTTGCCCAGTGCCTTGAGCACCACGGCGATGGCGCGGCCGATGTGCTTTTCGTTCTGCAGGCCGACTTCGATGCACACCACGGCGATGGCGAACAACACGCAGACCACCAGCAGCGAGGCGATCAGCGCCGGCTCCAGACCGTCCTGGCCGAACACCAGCAGGCATAGCGGAATGCCCATGTAGCCGGTGTTGGCGTAGGAGGCGCTGAGGCCGTCGATGCTTGCTGCCGGCAGCGCGCGGCCCTGCACCAGGCGCCAGACGAGGGTGGCGAAGAACACCAGCAGACAGCCGCCAGTGAAGGCGGCGAGGAAGCCCGGCTGCCAGATTTCCGCCCAGGTGGAGGTGGCGGTGACCTTGAACAGCATCGCCGGCAGGCACAGCCAGACCACCAGCTTGTTGATTTCCGACGCGGCCTGCGGCCCCAGGCGGTTGGTCCGTCGACAGAGCCAGCCGACCAGGATCAGCGCGAAGATCGGCAGAACGACGGACAGGACGTGGAACATGGCAACACAACCGGACAGTGGAACGGCAGGCGAGCATAGGGGCAGGGCCCGCCGTCGTCCAATGCGCTCGCGGCCGGTCAGACGCGCCCGGTGACTGGGATGCAGGCGCCGGTGATCGCGGCGGCCTGGTCCGAGGCGAGGAACAGCAGGGTTGCCGCCAGTTGTTCCGGGCGCACCCAGCGGTCGAACTCGGCGCCGGGCATGTCGGCGCGGTTCTGTGGGGTGTCGATGATGCTCGGCATCAGCGCGTTGACGGTGATGCGGGCGTCTTTCAGTTCCTCGGCCAGCGCTTCGGTGAGGCGCATCACGCCGGCCTTGGAGGCCGCGTAGGCACCCATGCCCAGGGCGGCGCGAGTGGCGGCGGCTGCCGCGATGTTGAGGATACGGCCGCGGCCCCGGGCCTTCAGGTGCTCCAGAACCGCCTGGCTGGACACCACCGCGGTGCGCAGGTTGATGCGGTACATCAGGTCCCAGGTATCGACGTCGCCGTCGGCCAGGGTTTCCCAGTGGAAGCCACCGGCGACGTTGATCAGTGCATCGAGCCCGCCGAAGTGTTCGGCGGCACGGTCGATGGCGTGGTGGGCGGCGGCGCTGTCGGTGAGGTCCACGCCGCCCAGGCACAGCGCCCCGGCCTGTGGATAACGTGGGCTGACCGCGCGGTCGAGCAACGCAACCTGCCAGCCGGCGGTGGCGAACGCCTGGCCGACCACGCTGCCCAGATGGCCGAATCCGCCGGTGATGGCGACGATCTTGTTCATGAAGTGCACCTCGAGGCATTGGGAGAGCGGCACTTATAGGGTTAGCACGCCAGCCTGAGGAAGGTCGCCGGCGACAGATGCAGGGACGGATCGGGCCGCCCGTCGACCTGCTTGTGCACCATTGCTCCGAAGCAGCTCTGGCTCGGGGGTTGCGCTGATAGACTGGGGGTTCGCATGTTTCGGAGACGGTGATGAATAGCCTCTTGCCCGAGCGCACGCTGCAACGCTTTGCACGCAACCTGCGGGGGCGCGATTTCGTGGTGGGCGATGTGCATGGTCATTTCGAGCTCATCGAGCGCCTGCTGGCGCGGGTGGGGTTCGACGAGGGCGTCGATCGTCTGTTCGCGGCTGGCGACCTGGTGGATCGCGGTCCGTACTCGCCGCGTGTGGTGGATTGGCTGCAGCGCCCCTGGTTCCACTCGGTGCGCGGCAATCATGAGCAGCTGGTCATCGATGTGGTGCTGGCCGGCGACGACCGCGACCTGCACTTTCGCAACGGTGGCCAGTGGCTCTACCAGTTGCCGCAGGACGAGCGTGAGCGCATCGCCCGCAGCCTGCTGGATCTGCCGTTGGCGATCGAAGTGGAAATCGGCGAAGGCCGCCGTGTCGGCATCGTGCATGCCGAGGCTCCGGTATCGCCGGCCTTCCCGGACTGGGACAGCGGCATGGCGGCCCTGGCGGGAGAGATGGGCGGCGCGGCGCGCAAGAGTGCTGCGGCGCTGGCGATGTGGGCGCGTACTCGTATCGAAGGCGAGGATGATGCCGAGGTGCCCGGACTTGCGCGCCTGTATGTCGGGCATACCGCGCAGGTCAGCGTGCGCCGGCTGGGCAATACGCACTATATCGACACCGGCAGCGGTTACTCGGACGGCTGCCTGAGCCTGGTGGATATCGTCACTGGCGCGGTGGAGACGGCGGCCGCGCACTGAGCGGCCGCCAATTCTTCACTCGCCGCGAATGTACTGCTCCAGTTGCTGGATCAGGTCGGCCTGCTCGGCGATGGCGGCTTTCACCAGGTCGCCGATCGACAGCAGGCCGAGCAGTTCTCCATTCTCCACCACCGGCAGATGGCGCAGGTGGCGCTCGGTCATGATGCTCATGCACTTGTCGATGTTCAGGTGGGTGTCCACGGTGATCACCGGGGCGGTCATCACCTCGCGGATCGTCGTGTCCGCCGATGAGCGCCCTTGTAGTGCCATGCGCCGCGCGTAATCGCGCTCGCTGAAAAAGCCGACCACCTGGTTGCCTTCCACTACCGGCAGGCCGCCGAGGTTCTTCTCCGCCATCAGACGCAGCGCATCCAGCACCACGGCATCCGGCGTGATGGTGTACACCTGCTGGTCCGGTTTGGCGTTCAACAGTTGAGCCACACTCTTCATTCCAACCCCTCCGTCGTTTCATGTCGCGCTGCCCGAGATTTCTAGAGAATCGTGGACGGATGGCGATCCGGCAAGGCCGGAAAGCGGCGCCGACTCTCATGGAAAGCGTCATGGCCGGATGGGGCGGCTTATACTGTCAGTCCCTTCCCTGTTTTCCCGATCGGCCATGACTGACGACGACATCGACCTTCCCGAGCCCGAACACGACCATCTGCTCGACCTCGACGATGATCTCGACGCCCTGCTGGAGGCGGATTCGGTGCATTTCGACGACCACCCGGAAGACGACGAGGCGGAGGAGTTCCAGTCGGGCCTGGATGACGAGGACGAGTGGCTGGAAGACTGATTCCAGACGGTATCTCTGTGTCATGAAGTGCTGGCAGAATGCCCCGGACAACAAGAGGGATCACCATGCGCTATCTCCCCATCGCCCTGGCCATTGCCGTGCTTGGCGGCTGCTCCTCCTCGATCCGTACCGACGAACGCACTGCCCCGATTTCGCTATACCGCGACACCCGGCACAACCTGGTGGTGAACTTCCAGCCTGACGCCGAGGTGGCTGCCAGCCCGCGCTGGGGCGCGTTGATGAGCAGTTGGCGGGAGGCTCTGCGCGAAGAGGCTCGCTCGGCGGACTACCAGTTCTCAACGCAGGATGGCGAGCCCCGTGCGACGGAGACCCTCTCCACGCTGGTGGTGATAGAGGTCGGCGGCGGCCACGGCGCCAACAACCGCCCGCCCGCCGAGGATGGCGAATGGGTCACCTCCACCGTGCGCTACCACGACGGGCTTACTGGCCAACTGCTGGCCTCGCGTCGATACGACAGCGAGGCGGCGACCTCTGGCGACCTGTTCGCCTCGATGGGGCAATCGCAGCTCGATGCGGTGTCCGAGCGCATCGTCGAGGAAGTCGCCGGCGCCATGCTGGTGGCCCGTCCTTCCCGCCCGCTGCCGCCTTCCCGGTCAAGCGCCCCGGCCGCTGCGCCACAGACCGCCCCCGCTCCCGTTTCGCCGGCGGCGATGGAAACCGTCGCCCATGTCTCCCGTCCGCAGAGCCAGGAGCAGCAGCTCTTCGAACTGCAACAGCGCAACCTGCCCTACGAGCAGTACCGCGACGAGTACCAGCGCATCATGGGACGCTGATCGTCGCGGAACGAAACGCTCCCCATCGAGCGGGTTCTTTCATGCCCGTGGACGTTGCGCGATGTGGTGGTGCGCGGAAAGTTTCGCCTGTTGAAAGGTCCTCGTTTCCAGCCGGCACAGAGCGGAGCAGGCGGCGGCGCGTTTCATCGCCGTCGCGTTGGCGCGACTGTCAATGGCAGCAGTGGCTTGATAAAGTAACGGCCGCAGAGGAGCACAGATGAACATTCAGCAGCACGAACTTTTTCTTGAACCGACTTCAGAACATAGTCCCGTAAAAAAGAATACTCGCTCGGCCCGTTCGGGCACTTTTACCGACAATATGAAGTTGCCAGTGCATCGCTGGTTCAGATATTCGGCCGGATTTTCTGCGGAATGGGTCGAACAAGTTATTGAAGAATATTCCCCTGCTGCGGTTCTCGATCCTTTTGCGGGTTCCGGAACAACTCTGCTTGCCGCCGAGGCTGCCGGCGTGAAGGCATATGGCTTCGAAAGCCACCCTTTCGTGGCCCGGATCGCCGAGGCGAAGATTCACTGGGATCATGATCCACGGCTGCTGCTTGAGTGCGCCGATAGAGTTCTGCTGGCATCGGCAAATGCCGTGCCGGTTGCGGAAGACGATATTCCGGAACTCATGAAGAAGTGTTATTCGCCGGAAGTCATGCAGCAACTGTATGCGTTGCAACAGGCATACTTTTCCTGCTCGCCAAGTTTCAATGTCGAAATATCAAGACTGCTCTGGCTGGCTATTACGGCAATATTGCGCCCTTGCAGTCATGTTGGTACCGCGCAATGGCAGTATGTACTTCCCAACAAGACGAAGGCGAGGACACTCGAACCTTTCTTTGCATTTACGCAAAAGGTCCGGGAGATGGCCGTGGATATGGCCGAGCTTGCCCGGAAGGTCGTACGCAGCGATGCGACGGTGTTCCAGCATGACTCCCGCCAGGAGCATGACCTGATCGCGCCGAACAGCATCGACCTCGTCGTCACCTCGCCGCCGTACCCGAACAACTACGACTATGCGGATGCCACGCGCCTTGAAATGACCTTCTGGAATGAGGTGAAGTCCTGGGGCGACCTGCAGTCGGTCGTTCGCCAGCACATCATTCGTTCCTGCTCGCAGCATTCGACTGCCGAGCGACTGAAGCTGGACGCGCTGCTTGCCGATGTGTCGGTCGATGCCATTCGCGCAGAGCTGTCCGCCGTGTGCAATGAGTTGGCCGAAGTTCGTCTCACCAAGGGCGGCAAGAAGGCCTATCACACGATGGTGGCGGCCTACTTCTGCGACCTTTCCAGGGTCCTGCAGGGGCTGCGCAAAGTGTGCAGGCCGGGAAGCACCATGTGCTTCGTGGTGGGCGACTCTGCCCCGTATGGGGTATATGTCCCGGCGGATGTCTGGCTGGGAGAGCTCGCGCTCGCCGCTGGATTCGAGTCCTACTCCTTCGAGAAACTCAGGGATAGAAACGTAAAGTGGAAAAACAGGAAGCATCAAGTGCCCTTGCATGAAGGGCGCTTGTGGATTAAGGGATAAAAGTGGCGAACTCACCTGCGCATCGTTTTGGCCAGATCATTGGCGACCTGCTGGAAGAAATCATCGCTCCGCAACTTCAGGAATTCTGCAATAGCCGGGGGTATTACCTCGACAAGAAAGGCAGCAGAGGCAAGGCCAGAAAAGGGAAGAAGGTTTCCTGGCTCGACAAGTACGGCAACAGCCATGACCTGGACTTCGTCATCGAAAAGAACGGCTCCGATGATGAAATCGGGCGCCCTTTGGCCTTCATCGAAGCGGCCTGGCGCAGGTACACCAAGCACTCACGCAACAAGGCCCAGGAAATCCAGGGCGCGGTACTGCCCATCGCCGAAAAGTATTCCTGGGACAAGCCTTTCCTCGGTGCGGTGCTCGGCGGGGTTTTCACCTTGAGTTCGATCAACCAGATGGCTTCCTCCGGCTTCGATGTCGTGCTGTTCCCCTATTCGAGCGTCGTGGCTGCCTTTGCCAGCGTCGGAATCGATGCGGAATTCGACGAACATACGCCGGACAAGGTGTTCCAGGCTGCGGTCGAGCGTTACGAAGCGCTAGATGCGGCCGGTCGCGCGGCCCTTGAGCGAGATCTGGTAACGCGAAACCAGGAACTCATCGACGAGTTCTTCCAGAACCTCGCGGCGACGCTGGACCGGCAGATCGACAGCGTCGTGATCATCCCGCTGCACGGTAAATCCAACGAATTCGAGGAGATTTCCGAGGCTGCCTCGTTTGTTCAGCAGTATCAGGAGCAATCGACGCAGGGCGGCCCGTTCAGGGAGTACGAGGTAATCGTCAAATACTCCAACGGCGACAAGATCGAGGCGCTGTTCAAGGACAAGGCGCGGACTGCCGCCTTCCTTCGCTATGTGAGCGACGGGGTCGGCGTCTAGTTGGGAGGCTCTGCCGGCGTCCGTTCGCGTCGGCATTCAGCGCGGCTGGATTCGCGGCAAAAAGAAAGGGCCCAGGTTTTCGCCTGGGCCCTTGATTTCTATGGCGCATCCGGCGGGATTCGAACCCACGACCCCTGCCTTCGGAGGCCAATGCGGTACAGGAATCTCAGTTGCCATGCAGAGATCAAAAATGCCGCTAAGTGCCATCCTGCAAGGGTTTCGTCTTGTGGCGCTCCCTGCAGTTTAAGGCCTATAGCGACACCTGAGGGTGGTTATCCGTGGCACAAAAAACGAAATCTGGGATGCCGGTTTTTGACTACTAGCCAAATCCAGGCTCGCCCTGCCGCCGTCTGACTGAACCTGAATTTCGACTATCGACCTACAGATGATCACCCTCACCCAGTACGTTCACTGGTGGGCCGTGGAAATTGACAGATCGATAAGACCTTGCGCTGCTCCGGTTCCATAGGACCTTGGAATGACGACTGCAAGCGGAGCTGCGCCTGAGTTCAGCCAACTCCGTTTTGCTTCTCTGGGCTGTGTCGTTACGAACGTACAACCGAGGAATGCGCGGACCAAAAAGTTAGCGAAGCTTTTTCTGGTGCCAGGCTCTGCCCTCGCAGGAGACCATGGCAGAGCGGCAAGCGCCGAGATTCGTGGGCAGGAGGCTGGGCAGTCAGCTCAGTCGTCCTTGGCGTTTACCTCGGCGGAGACCTTGTCAGACGACTCCCAGTGGCCAACCAGCTCATCTACGCGATCGGGGATGCGCGGAGATTTGCTGAGCACCAGGCAACGGGTAGTGCCTACGTACTCTTCAAGCAGATAGAGCGTGTCCCCAATGTCGACGCCCATCTCCTGCAGAACGTCATCGGGTAGGCGAATAGCACCGTCGCCGTCCCAGTCCTCAATCACTACATGATTCCGCATCGTGACCCCAGGCAGCGGCTGAATGAAGTGTCCGCAGGGGGAGGCAACGGCGAGCCGATGCCAACGAAGTCCCGCGGCGCAGGTCGACAGAATAGCAAAAAGCTCTCGGGCTTAGAGCGTTGTAACGATGACACCCCTCACCTCCAGCCGCAGCTTCTGACATTTGAACTCGCTCCGGGCCTGCCAGCTACCATCGCCCTTAATGGGCAGAAAATCCCGCAATACCACCGGGGGAAATTAATATCCCCATGCCACATTCAGCTAATCCACCGGCAGGTCATCGAGACTTCGCTCTGTAGCCACCATGGCTGCACTGGATTACCGCAGAATGTCAGTGGCAGTCCTGCAAAAACCACTGAGCCGCCACATGCGCTCACTGGGACGCCTTCGCCGAATTAGCCAAATACACCCTCGTGACGGTAGATCCCTCCGCCAAATCGCCAATATCCAGTGCGCGAACCTGGAATAAGCCGCCAAACCTCGACTGGCCTGGCTTTTCACCCAGCTCTATTCGGGCAAGACGCGAGCTCTGCTGGCTATCAAATGGGCCCATCCGCCAAAACAAATACGTATCATGGGGCCACGACTTACTTCGGTAATCTCGTGCTCGGACTACCTTTGGAAAAGTGGCCGTCATGGAAGAAAGCGCGCAACAGCGTTCAGAACGCTATGTATCCACCCGCAGCCAGCACCCCGCGTGGCTTTTGCTCGCCTCACGTCGTGCTCCCCTTGTACTGGGTTGCCTGCAAACGCTGTTCGAGCGGGCGCACGATGGGATCCCCATGGAGGATGCGCTGCAAGCGCTGTCCGAAATGCTGGCTGCTTATGCCAGCCAGGAGCTTTACGAGATCGACCCGGATACAACGCATCTCCAGGCCGGGCGTGAACTTCGTGAATGGATCAAGCGGCGTCTGGTCGTAGAGCGAGAGGGCCGCATCTACGCAACCGACGCGTTGGAGTCCGCCATCCAGTTCGTCGACTCGCTGGATAGTCGGATCATGACCTCCACGGCATCTCGCCTTTCGGTGGTCCAGCGCGAGATCGAAAACCTGGAAACGGGGCTGAACCCCAGCCCAACTGGTCGTATTGCCAGCCTGCGCCGCCGAATCCGGGATTTGGAACATGAGCTTGAGCAGGTAGAGGCCGGCCACGTCATCGTGCTGGACGAAGCGCAGGTGATAGAGGGCATACGCGAGGTATATAACCTGGCCACCAGCCTGCGCGCAGACTTTCGACGGGTTGAAGACTCCTGGCGGGAGGCGGATCGCGCTCTTCGACACTCCATCATCAGCGAGCAGGCTCATCGTGGAGAAATCGTCGATCGGTTGCTGGACGGTCAAGATGCTCTACTAAACACACCGGAAGGGCGTGTCTTCGAAAGCTTCCAGCAGCAACTGCGGCAGTCAGCTGAGTGGGAAGCCATGCGTGAGCGTTTGCGCACCATCCTTCGTCATCCTGCGGTTCCAAAGGCGTTGAATCGTCCCCAGCAACGTGAACTGCGCTGGTTGGCGTTACGCCTGGTTCGGGAGTCGCAGGCTGTGCTTCAGGCGCGTGCCCGAAGCGAGCGCGATGTCCGTGGCTTCATGAGGACGGGCCTGGCCGCCGAGCATCATCGCGTCGGACAGTTACTCAGCGACTTCTTCAATCTAGCACTCAGCGTCGACTGGCAACGCCAGGCCGTGCGCCGTAGCGCTGTCCGTTTGCCGCCGGTTGGCGTCGCCATTGCCGGTGTCCCGGCAATCGAGCGTCTGCGTTTCAAGACCCTGGATGACGATGACACGGGCGAGCTGGATCTGAGTTTGAAGCCTGCGGGGTTGGAACATATAGATGATGACTTCTGGGATGCTTTCGACGGGTTGGACCGTGAAGCGTTGATTCATGACACTCTGGCGGTGCTGCTGGAGCAGGGGCGACCTGTGAGTCTCGGGGAGCTTGCGTCTTTGCTTCCACCTGCTCACGACCTGGAAACCTTTGCGCTCTGGTTAGCTATGGCTCGCGAGGCAGGTATTGAGGTGCTGACAGAGGAGCGTCAGATCGTGGATCTGTTTGACGAGGATGAGCAACGCTGGCGCTTCAACTTGCCTTATGTCGGACTCGACCACGAGGCACTCAAGGACATCGATTGGGAGTTGTGAGCATGGCGGGGATCTTCGATCGCATTGCAGGCGCCTCTGGTGCCGACGAAACGGAGCTGACAGCAGAGCCCATGGCGTTGGATGACGGAATGGATGACGAACAACCTGTCATGAGCGCCGCTGTACAGGTCGATGAGCGACGGACGCCGCAACGGGTACGTGAGACCGTACAGGAAATGCTCAAGTACGGGCTGCTGGAAGAGAGTCACAAGCCCAACCTGTATCGCTCAGCGCTTTCCAATATCGAGGCGGTCGACAGAATCCTGGAGCCGCTCGACCTTGCCATGGGGGTCGACGAGGTTCGGGGGCTGGTGTTTGTTACCGTTCGCCAGGGCGAGGTGGCCGAGCAGGATGACTGGTCGCACCCCCTCGTGCGTCGGCAAAGGCTGAATCTGGAGCAGTCTCTCCTGATAGCCATCCTGCGCCAGCAGTTCATCGCCTACGAACAGGAAAGCGGTACGGGCGCCAGTCAGGCATCGGTAGCGGTCGATGAGCTGATTCCCCAATTGCAGGTTTACCTAGGCGAGCTGGGCAGTGAGGCGAAGGAGCGCAATCGCATCATCACGCTGCTGGATCAGCTCAAGGGGC
The Pseudomonas triclosanedens DNA segment above includes these coding regions:
- a CDS encoding APC family permease, encoding MSGSPATRAAGVTDTDAAQLAALGYSSNFERSMSLWENFSLGFTYLSPVVGVYTLFGLCLAAGGPPMFWTYLLIGLGQMLVCLVFCEVVSQFPISGGVYPWARRLVGKRWAWMVGWVYAWALCTSIAGIAVGASPYMAAMLGFEMHGNAAIGIALALIALSTVLNLSGTKLLARVAMFGFICELGGALLVGGYLLIFERHNDFSVLFNTFDIKIDGSYWPAFLAASLAGLFQYYGFEACGDVAEETPNPGKMIPKTMRMTIYIGGAAAMFACLALILSVPDIQRVINGEDTDPVNTILANAFGPVGSKLVMAVVMVSFVSCVLSLQAAASRLLFAYARDEMIVGSKALSKLNTHHVPAVALVVAGVMPAAIVCLGLFMADAVATIVGFAAIGIYVSFQLIVVAALIARARGWMPGGQFTLGKWGIPVNVAALVYGVAAITNMVWPRTPDAPWYMNYSMILTTVIVLGAGLVYMLLAKPYDKGTAPAGDAHRISGRQRSTRVTGALTEPA
- a CDS encoding AEC family transporter, producing the protein MFHVLSVVLPIFALILVGWLCRRTNRLGPQAASEINKLVVWLCLPAMLFKVTATSTWAEIWQPGFLAAFTGGCLLVFFATLVWRLVQGRALPAASIDGLSASYANTGYMGIPLCLLVFGQDGLEPALIASLLVVCVLFAIAVVCIEVGLQNEKHIGRAIAVVLKALGKNPLVVSPILGGLWAAAGIGLPTPLLHFLDMLAAATTPCALVSLGLFLAQKQETQGAQVNAWPMVAIKLVGQPLLTGFLAYQVFDLPPLWADSALLLSALPTGTGPFMLAEYYQREAAVVSRSILVSTLGSLVTLSLCLLWLAR
- a CDS encoding SDR family NAD(P)-dependent oxidoreductase — its product is MNKIVAITGGFGHLGSVVGQAFATAGWQVALLDRAVSPRYPQAGALCLGGVDLTDSAAAHHAIDRAAEHFGGLDALINVAGGFHWETLADGDVDTWDLMYRINLRTAVVSSQAVLEHLKARGRGRILNIAAAAATRAALGMGAYAASKAGVMRLTEALAEELKDARITVNALMPSIIDTPQNRADMPGAEFDRWVRPEQLAATLLFLASDQAAAITGACIPVTGRV
- a CDS encoding metallophosphoesterase yields the protein MNSLLPERTLQRFARNLRGRDFVVGDVHGHFELIERLLARVGFDEGVDRLFAAGDLVDRGPYSPRVVDWLQRPWFHSVRGNHEQLVIDVVLAGDDRDLHFRNGGQWLYQLPQDERERIARSLLDLPLAIEVEIGEGRRVGIVHAEAPVSPAFPDWDSGMAALAGEMGGAARKSAAALAMWARTRIEGEDDAEVPGLARLYVGHTAQVSVRRLGNTHYIDTGSGYSDGCLSLVDIVTGAVETAAAH
- a CDS encoding CBS domain-containing protein → MKSVAQLLNAKPDQQVYTITPDAVVLDALRLMAEKNLGGLPVVEGNQVVGFFSERDYARRMALQGRSSADTTIREVMTAPVITVDTHLNIDKCMSIMTERHLRHLPVVENGELLGLLSIGDLVKAAIAEQADLIQQLEQYIRGE
- a CDS encoding DNA methyltransferase, producing MNIQQHELFLEPTSEHSPVKKNTRSARSGTFTDNMKLPVHRWFRYSAGFSAEWVEQVIEEYSPAAVLDPFAGSGTTLLAAEAAGVKAYGFESHPFVARIAEAKIHWDHDPRLLLECADRVLLASANAVPVAEDDIPELMKKCYSPEVMQQLYALQQAYFSCSPSFNVEISRLLWLAITAILRPCSHVGTAQWQYVLPNKTKARTLEPFFAFTQKVREMAVDMAELARKVVRSDATVFQHDSRQEHDLIAPNSIDLVVTSPPYPNNYDYADATRLEMTFWNEVKSWGDLQSVVRQHIIRSCSQHSTAERLKLDALLADVSVDAIRAELSAVCNELAEVRLTKGGKKAYHTMVAAYFCDLSRVLQGLRKVCRPGSTMCFVVGDSAPYGVYVPADVWLGELALAAGFESYSFEKLRDRNVKWKNRKHQVPLHEGRLWIKG
- a CDS encoding DNA methylase → MANSPAHRFGQIIGDLLEEIIAPQLQEFCNSRGYYLDKKGSRGKARKGKKVSWLDKYGNSHDLDFVIEKNGSDDEIGRPLAFIEAAWRRYTKHSRNKAQEIQGAVLPIAEKYSWDKPFLGAVLGGVFTLSSINQMASSGFDVVLFPYSSVVAAFASVGIDAEFDEHTPDKVFQAAVERYEALDAAGRAALERDLVTRNQELIDEFFQNLAATLDRQIDSVVIIPLHGKSNEFEEISEAASFVQQYQEQSTQGGPFREYEVIVKYSNGDKIEALFKDKARTAAFLRYVSDGVGV
- a CDS encoding DUF3375 domain-containing protein, with translation MEESAQQRSERYVSTRSQHPAWLLLASRRAPLVLGCLQTLFERAHDGIPMEDALQALSEMLAAYASQELYEIDPDTTHLQAGRELREWIKRRLVVEREGRIYATDALESAIQFVDSLDSRIMTSTASRLSVVQREIENLETGLNPSPTGRIASLRRRIRDLEHELEQVEAGHVIVLDEAQVIEGIREVYNLATSLRADFRRVEDSWREADRALRHSIISEQAHRGEIVDRLLDGQDALLNTPEGRVFESFQQQLRQSAEWEAMRERLRTILRHPAVPKALNRPQQRELRWLALRLVRESQAVLQARARSERDVRGFMRTGLAAEHHRVGQLLSDFFNLALSVDWQRQAVRRSAVRLPPVGVAIAGVPAIERLRFKTLDDDDTGELDLSLKPAGLEHIDDDFWDAFDGLDREALIHDTLAVLLEQGRPVSLGELASLLPPAHDLETFALWLAMAREAGIEVLTEERQIVDLFDEDEQRWRFNLPYVGLDHEALKDIDWEL
- a CDS encoding DUF4194 domain-containing protein, with product MAGIFDRIAGASGADETELTAEPMALDDGMDDEQPVMSAAVQVDERRTPQRVRETVQEMLKYGLLEESHKPNLYRSALSNIEAVDRILEPLDLAMGVDEVRGLVFVTVRQGEVAEQDDWSHPLVRRQRLNLEQSLLIAILRQQFIAYEQESGTGASQASVAVDELIPQLQVYLGELGSEAKERNRIITLLDQLKGHGLVSALDAHDRVIIRPIITHLANPENLQALVAWLREQVEGAATPAADGEEDMA